In Microbulbifer celer, a single window of DNA contains:
- the tssJ gene encoding type VI secretion system lipoprotein TssJ yields the protein MNWKNLNKFFIGCCALLLLAGCQTTRETLNFDTNVELTLSATTDVNPDSDGRSSPVVVRVFMLADDRQFSREEFLNLYENAESRLGRDLIDTVILKEFAPGEERVETLGLTPEVKYIGLLAEFVQYQRAESLMLLPIKPHNDNEYAVTLTDIKIVSTDALDRRQRAVTAKKREQDSGKTVTISSAEYERLQKLRQGE from the coding sequence ATGAATTGGAAAAACCTTAATAAATTCTTCATTGGCTGTTGCGCATTGTTGCTGCTGGCGGGTTGCCAGACCACGCGCGAAACGCTGAATTTTGATACCAATGTGGAGTTGACTCTGTCGGCAACAACTGACGTAAACCCGGACAGTGATGGGCGTTCCTCTCCAGTGGTTGTGCGGGTATTCATGCTAGCGGATGACCGTCAGTTCTCTCGGGAAGAATTTCTGAACCTGTATGAAAATGCAGAGTCTCGTTTAGGGCGGGACCTGATAGATACCGTGATACTCAAAGAGTTCGCACCCGGCGAAGAACGTGTGGAAACTCTGGGGCTGACGCCTGAGGTGAAGTACATTGGCCTGTTGGCTGAATTTGTACAGTACCAGCGCGCAGAATCTTTGATGTTGCTGCCGATAAAACCACACAATGACAATGAATATGCTGTAACACTTACCGATATAAAAATCGTCTCCACCGATGCGCTGGATCGACGTCAACGCGCCGTTACCGCGAAAAAGCGCGAGCAAGACTCGGGTAAAACCGTGACTATTTCCAGTGCAGAGTACGAGCGACTGCAAAAACTTCGTCAGGGTGAATAA
- the tagH gene encoding type VI secretion system-associated FHA domain protein TagH has product MELILSVLADPQGANMLKHTKLFTPAGGTFGRADSNDWVLPDPDRVVSSRHGQIAFQENQYILTDHSTNGTYHNQAAEPIGKGNQVVLGDGDVIGVGDYQLKVAFRQRPAESELPQGVGGADFLDSSDRTTFSPAAAAKMQSAQEAQELDSWLEPGSGGGASQSGEWGYLATPDKDLGGSDFLGQPQVTDPLQALSGSSNHAAGSGSLGGLLDSGSHHGTAGGGQGWLQDDGDAWWKEASEQDHAPADQHSMQFSVSQPQPAVTPTPSDVATPAAGSSYVQPQGAVPSPQPAPPMGSSAQAPLSPEQNSENPFADSFSAIAGTQVQGAPGFEEPGSSPTVGSPAPSGLHGITPSAPATPAAPSSQRPQSPVPEPSGTEMVSPAATGFAGASQQFAPLQSGGNAEPQPQPQPQPQPQPQPQPQPQPTESMAGLARALGLNIPAEQLPALEQQGGAIITQTIERLIDLLRARNSIKNELRVQRTMIQTEANNPLKFSATAQDALNAMFSSLSTANGAFLSPQEAVRDSFDDLSDHQVAVLAGMRAGYESMLKFFSPENIERRVNNQGGVFASKNARNWEGFKEIYRAMVSDPDTCYRNLFGEEFAATYESQLSELKNARSLSGSEL; this is encoded by the coding sequence ATGGAATTGATACTCTCTGTGTTGGCAGACCCACAAGGTGCCAACATGCTCAAACACACCAAGCTGTTTACCCCGGCTGGTGGCACCTTCGGTCGCGCGGATAGCAATGATTGGGTGTTGCCTGATCCGGATCGGGTGGTTTCGTCCCGCCATGGCCAGATCGCCTTCCAGGAAAACCAGTACATTCTTACCGATCACAGTACCAATGGTACCTATCACAATCAGGCAGCTGAACCGATTGGTAAAGGGAATCAGGTGGTTCTGGGGGATGGCGATGTGATTGGCGTAGGTGACTACCAGCTGAAGGTTGCGTTTCGCCAGCGTCCGGCTGAATCTGAATTGCCCCAAGGAGTCGGTGGGGCCGATTTCCTGGACAGTTCCGACCGGACCACCTTCAGCCCGGCAGCGGCGGCCAAGATGCAGTCGGCCCAGGAAGCTCAGGAGCTGGACTCGTGGCTGGAGCCGGGTTCGGGAGGAGGCGCCAGTCAAAGCGGTGAGTGGGGCTATCTCGCCACCCCGGACAAAGACCTGGGTGGCAGCGACTTCCTGGGACAGCCTCAGGTGACAGACCCTCTACAGGCACTGAGTGGATCTTCGAATCACGCTGCAGGATCAGGCTCCCTCGGCGGGCTGCTGGATAGTGGAAGTCATCACGGGACTGCTGGTGGCGGTCAGGGATGGCTGCAAGACGACGGGGATGCCTGGTGGAAAGAAGCGAGCGAGCAGGACCATGCCCCCGCCGATCAGCACTCGATGCAGTTTTCCGTTTCCCAGCCGCAGCCAGCGGTAACCCCGACGCCGTCGGATGTGGCGACGCCGGCGGCCGGATCCTCTTACGTGCAGCCACAGGGAGCCGTGCCGAGTCCCCAGCCTGCCCCGCCGATGGGTTCCAGTGCGCAAGCTCCGCTTTCGCCCGAGCAGAATTCAGAGAATCCTTTTGCCGATTCATTCTCGGCAATTGCTGGCACGCAGGTTCAGGGTGCTCCGGGGTTCGAAGAACCCGGTAGCAGTCCAACGGTTGGTTCCCCCGCGCCCTCAGGTTTACACGGCATTACGCCTTCTGCTCCCGCTACCCCTGCTGCGCCTTCGTCCCAGCGGCCTCAATCGCCTGTACCGGAGCCTTCTGGTACCGAAATGGTGTCGCCTGCCGCGACAGGCTTTGCCGGCGCTTCGCAGCAGTTTGCACCACTTCAGTCTGGCGGGAATGCTGAGCCACAGCCACAGCCACAGCCACAGCCACAGCCACAGCCACAGCCACAGCCACAGCCACAGCCAACGGAATCTATGGCCGGGCTTGCTCGCGCGTTGGGTCTCAATATTCCCGCAGAGCAATTGCCCGCGCTGGAGCAACAGGGTGGCGCCATCATTACTCAGACTATTGAGCGGCTGATCGACTTGTTGCGCGCGCGCAACAGCATCAAAAACGAACTGCGCGTACAGCGGACCATGATACAGACCGAAGCCAACAATCCGCTGAAATTCAGTGCAACTGCGCAGGATGCTCTCAATGCCATGTTCAGCAGTTTAAGTACTGCCAACGGTGCCTTTCTGTCACCACAGGAGGCGGTGCGCGATAGCTTTGATGATCTTTCCGATCATCAGGTAGCAGTACTGGCGGGTATGCGTGCGGGGTACGAGAGCATGCTCAAATTTTTCAGTCCGGAAAATATTGAGCGCAGGGTCAATAACCAGGGGGGGGTATTCGCCAGTAAGAATGCCCGCAACTGGGAAGGGTTCAAGGAAATCTACCGCGCTATGGTCAGTGATCCGGATACCTGCTACCGAAATTTGTTTGGTGAAGAGTTTGCGGCAACTTACGAAAGTCAGCTTTCGGAGCTGAAGAATGCGCGCAGTCTCTCGGGGTCAGAGCTTTAG
- a CDS encoding type VI secretion system contractile sheath domain-containing protein, which translates to MSASQNRLKVAILGDFSGRASRGLCEPESISQRPSHRVRKDNFETLFERMGVAIKLPVSEAPIALLEFDDLHPDFLYHRLALFQEFIKLEKQLLDPARYADAVAEIQQWDTGIQSQSALQPESSAAQSMLDAILSGNGYSADDLAAGRQQAGQGSAAAGIQVDRLIKDIVAPYVQAKPAQDQSVYLNAVNEAASEAMRKIMHHSDFRHLEASWRSLHLLLRRLDDHPGLELHLIDVTKDEIFADFVQAEDDLEQSQLFKRLVQQESVAGDMPFNLILGDFYIRDDERDLHGLIDLATIAEAAGSAVILGGDNRLAGCTSLAGSLDPEDWQYQPSEDFERAWQAIREFSGSRHLALAAPRFMLRLPFGADTARTESFDFEELTEDLGHQYYLWGNSAYLVLLSLCQKYTETGSVQLVTSGQFTDLPLHLRKRPQGTWLTPCAEALLSDQGAARFTERGLSTLRSVADRDQILLPRLQSLAGTWLAGPWA; encoded by the coding sequence ATGAGTGCGTCGCAGAATCGATTGAAAGTGGCCATTCTCGGCGATTTCAGTGGGCGTGCCAGCCGCGGCCTGTGTGAACCGGAGTCCATTTCACAGCGCCCTTCCCATCGTGTACGCAAAGACAATTTTGAAACGCTGTTTGAGCGTATGGGTGTAGCGATAAAGTTACCGGTATCAGAAGCGCCCATCGCGCTACTGGAGTTTGACGATCTACACCCGGATTTTCTCTACCATCGACTTGCCCTGTTTCAGGAGTTCATCAAGCTCGAGAAACAGTTGCTTGATCCAGCCCGCTACGCCGATGCGGTGGCTGAAATCCAGCAGTGGGATACTGGCATACAGTCGCAATCAGCGCTTCAGCCAGAATCGTCAGCCGCACAATCCATGCTGGATGCGATCCTGTCCGGGAATGGTTATAGCGCAGATGATCTCGCTGCAGGCAGGCAGCAGGCCGGGCAGGGTTCTGCGGCCGCCGGGATTCAGGTGGATCGATTGATCAAGGATATCGTTGCGCCTTATGTGCAGGCGAAGCCGGCACAGGATCAGAGTGTTTATTTGAATGCTGTGAACGAGGCCGCATCCGAAGCGATGCGCAAGATCATGCACCATAGCGACTTCAGGCACCTGGAGGCCAGTTGGCGCAGCCTGCACTTGCTGTTGCGACGGCTCGATGATCACCCCGGTCTTGAGCTACACCTGATCGATGTGACCAAAGATGAGATTTTTGCCGACTTTGTGCAGGCGGAAGATGACCTGGAGCAGTCGCAGTTATTCAAACGTCTGGTGCAACAGGAGTCGGTTGCTGGCGATATGCCATTCAACTTGATCCTCGGCGATTTCTATATTCGCGATGACGAGCGAGATCTGCACGGGTTGATTGATCTCGCCACAATTGCAGAGGCGGCCGGCAGTGCGGTCATCCTAGGGGGAGATAATCGGCTGGCGGGTTGTACCAGCCTTGCCGGATCCCTGGACCCGGAAGATTGGCAATATCAGCCTTCTGAAGACTTTGAGCGGGCGTGGCAGGCTATCCGGGAGTTCAGCGGCAGTCGTCATCTGGCGTTGGCTGCGCCGCGATTTATGCTGCGATTGCCATTTGGTGCAGATACCGCACGTACCGAGAGCTTCGATTTTGAAGAGCTGACGGAAGATCTGGGGCATCAATACTACCTGTGGGGCAACAGTGCCTACCTGGTGCTGCTGTCCCTGTGTCAGAAGTACACCGAGACCGGCAGCGTACAGCTGGTGACATCCGGTCAATTTACCGATTTGCCCCTGCATTTGCGCAAGCGTCCGCAGGGAACCTGGTTGACCCCGTGTGCGGAAGCGCTACTGAGTGATCAAGGCGCGGCGCGTTTTACCGAGCGCGGCTTGAGCACGCTGCGCTCGGTGGCCGACAGAGATCAGATTTTGTTGCCCAGATTGCAGTCCCTCGCGGGCACATGGCTCGCGGGTCCCTGGGCCTGA
- a CDS encoding transposase, whose product MPRLPRLNLIDIPQHIVQVGHNNLPCFFDEEDYQFYLLSLRSAADQYRVDIHAYVLLPNMVQIIGTPRVPDGVPSMMQSLGRRYVQFINHRYKRSGTLWAGRYKSSLIDSDAYLLTCYRYVELRPLYLGLADSLGDYRWSSFNHHASVERSDVISDHWLYLQLGDTPSERAEAYRKLFRYRFDRRLLEYIAETIKVGQVLGGDVFKEKIEQIANQRVRPLKRGRPRKSRKDKVQERTAQEKTVQEKLLGQKAPAVSATAPEKAAEEKTLEQTV is encoded by the coding sequence ATGCCCCGTCTTCCCAGACTGAATCTGATAGATATCCCTCAGCATATTGTCCAGGTAGGGCACAATAATCTACCGTGCTTTTTTGATGAGGAAGACTATCAGTTTTACCTGCTCAGCCTCCGTAGTGCCGCGGATCAGTATCGTGTCGATATTCACGCCTACGTGTTGCTGCCCAACATGGTGCAGATTATCGGTACGCCCCGTGTTCCGGATGGCGTGCCCTCCATGATGCAATCTCTGGGGCGGCGCTATGTGCAATTCATCAATCACCGGTACAAGCGTTCCGGCACATTGTGGGCGGGCAGGTATAAGTCCAGCCTGATTGACTCCGACGCCTATCTGCTTACCTGCTACCGGTATGTAGAGTTGCGGCCTTTGTACCTGGGGCTGGCGGACTCACTGGGAGATTACCGCTGGTCCAGTTTCAATCACCACGCAAGTGTGGAGCGCAGTGATGTGATCAGTGACCACTGGCTTTACCTGCAGCTGGGGGACACGCCTAGCGAGAGAGCGGAAGCCTATCGGAAGCTGTTCCGGTATCGATTTGACCGTCGGTTGCTGGAGTACATCGCCGAAACCATCAAGGTGGGCCAGGTATTGGGTGGCGATGTATTCAAGGAGAAGATCGAGCAGATCGCAAATCAGCGTGTGCGCCCGCTGAAGCGGGGGCGACCGCGTAAATCCAGGAAGGACAAAGTGCAGGAAAGGACGGCGCAGGAAAAAACAGTGCAGGAAAAGCTATTGGGTCAGAAAGCGCCAGCAGTCAGTGCTACTGCGCCGGAAAAAGCAGCAGAAGAAAAAACTCTGGAGCAGACAGTATGA
- a CDS encoding Stp1/IreP family PP2C-type Ser/Thr phosphatase, giving the protein MESISLAVNGRTDIGQVREENEDSIHCYSDSETDFAYVVVADGMGGYSGGAVASRITVDTLKEHLDELVNGTFLACSPQQQQLMLRACLLDSCAIANQKILEAKSLRPQFSHMGTTLVAAVIWQNFLIVAHVGDSRAYLWNEYGLQRLTRDHSVVQEMIDRGQLTPEQAQTSQVRNHITRALGVENQVDVTINSWNLTENALLLLCSDGLTEYLDDSTIERILATHRPALECVYRFIDDANQCGGRDNISAGIIEYCNRAQSAAALSDDAITLRPANREDTTQRKVHR; this is encoded by the coding sequence ATGGAGTCCATCAGCCTGGCGGTCAATGGTCGCACTGACATCGGTCAGGTGCGCGAAGAAAATGAAGATAGTATTCACTGTTACAGTGATTCTGAAACGGATTTTGCCTACGTGGTGGTAGCAGATGGCATGGGTGGTTACAGTGGCGGTGCGGTAGCAAGTCGCATCACTGTAGACACACTGAAAGAACATCTGGATGAACTGGTCAACGGCACCTTTCTCGCCTGCTCCCCTCAGCAACAACAGCTTATGCTTCGCGCCTGCCTGCTGGACAGCTGCGCTATCGCCAACCAGAAAATTCTCGAGGCAAAGAGCCTGCGACCGCAATTTTCCCATATGGGGACCACGTTGGTGGCTGCGGTCATCTGGCAGAATTTCCTGATAGTCGCACATGTGGGGGATTCCCGCGCCTACCTCTGGAACGAATACGGATTGCAGCGGCTGACCCGGGACCACAGTGTGGTTCAGGAAATGATTGACCGCGGTCAACTGACCCCGGAACAGGCACAGACGTCCCAGGTAAGAAATCATATTACCCGGGCCCTGGGTGTGGAAAACCAGGTTGATGTCACCATCAATAGCTGGAACCTGACCGAAAATGCACTGCTGTTACTGTGCAGCGACGGTCTGACGGAATATCTGGATGACTCCACCATCGAGCGGATACTGGCCACTCATCGCCCTGCACTGGAATGCGTCTATCGATTCATTGACGACGCAAACCAGTGTGGTGGGCGCGATAATATCAGCGCCGGCATCATCGAATACTGTAACCGTGCCCAGTCAGCCGCAGCCCTCAGCGATGACGCGATCACTCTGAGACCGGCGAACAGGGAAGACACTACTCAGAGGAAAGTACACCGCTGA
- a CDS encoding DUF6531 domain-containing protein, with protein sequence MTPDRLVDFVPSVLNQLSTNGRLPEHRDSISLCQWFNLQDPQSGTSTPVTPHQDLWPDCPGVSATNYTLARAPRVDSLILPSEMPVLFCNQPGSSPDGQTIPSLDKSVHIANHVLACNGRLVFSRSDFQLPGPIPFIWQRFYRQGEERDCGLGVGWRHTLSEVLELPDSGASNQQALLLHTAEGRQVYFDLPPIGHGIYNRCEKLLLVRQSLHSFRLCGFNTPDKVFRADGASGLARLNEIRDHFGNTLTVDYQGGQPQKIVTSWGRTLQFHYNPATAGEAARLRAISHSPSPRDAQEICRYVYEEQVFEGIEKSDAGTRRNPDSENAQPTPWARLISAESDSLTEHYQYSGSFLTGIQRRSGERWHFSFDRQSRCNHIEHNERVIQLRWQQARQRCTQSVTGEHSTSWQFDGRNNLLRQQQAEREYRYLYDHYNNLCSQVAPDGKRDLYRYDELGRLTRHTRNGVHRRFVFDALGRLCGVQVSGAPDISGNSTWRFVYGDHPHPESIVDPRSNRWLCEYDERGQLRLLTDPEGGQVSLQWDAQAQLQAIHRGSCNWQFSYDHWHRLTHFKSADGREESWQYQNSGSLQQAHLADGTYSIEYDEVQRPIRIHMDNQLFAQWRYDEYGRVCSIVLPRSPQWLLEYQPGGQLCQLQVGEQRYHWQFDAFAQTSLLTDSSGREIEWQYNCRGQVTEYRDCDNHWYLHYDACGQLQKIRNNSGQQCDFHFDHYGRLTQAANQHGSLRFRYDESGLLIAEHHDIREGENLSINHQYDSRGWLKTSGSDRLNITCLFSPDANLFGLDANGEPVLRSEQKEDHWIWNLGRLSLHRTFQQGRLESVSWGSEPENARSFVQERREPSTPLQFLPINSETHRDRRGYIERENRHSRKHPAQATDNALGNQHIYHYQFDGWGLLSSAECGDFKTYFRYDPFGRRLWKTSTHRRSARQRRVLTHWWSLGLWSTTTIQDEQEMRTHYLHHPQLATPLARIRAGSPEYFIADDNASIQGLADGEGNVFWLAGNQGTQCPDEYRGDTQIVDSETRLHYVGFRYWHPGRRVYLDAPPTQLRWDMPAVATGQNATEQGATAQRNPTSIATAPIAVL encoded by the coding sequence ATGACACCGGATCGTCTGGTCGACTTTGTACCGTCGGTACTCAATCAGCTTTCAACGAATGGCCGCCTCCCCGAGCATCGAGACAGTATCTCCCTCTGCCAGTGGTTCAACCTGCAGGACCCGCAAAGCGGTACGTCTACACCGGTTACCCCACACCAGGATTTGTGGCCCGACTGTCCCGGAGTTTCCGCCACAAACTACACACTTGCCCGCGCGCCCAGGGTCGACTCACTGATCCTGCCCTCGGAAATGCCAGTGCTCTTCTGCAACCAACCGGGCAGTTCGCCGGACGGGCAGACGATACCTTCTCTCGACAAATCTGTGCATATTGCCAATCACGTACTGGCCTGCAATGGAAGACTGGTTTTCAGTCGATCGGACTTTCAGCTGCCAGGTCCCATCCCATTTATCTGGCAGCGGTTTTACCGTCAGGGTGAAGAGCGCGATTGCGGCCTCGGAGTCGGGTGGCGGCACACCCTGAGCGAAGTACTCGAGCTTCCCGATAGCGGCGCCAGCAATCAGCAGGCACTGCTTCTGCATACGGCTGAAGGACGTCAGGTTTACTTCGATCTCCCACCCATCGGGCACGGGATATATAACCGCTGTGAAAAACTGTTACTGGTTCGCCAGAGCCTCCATAGTTTTCGATTATGTGGATTCAACACACCGGACAAGGTATTCCGCGCAGATGGTGCCAGTGGTCTGGCGCGGCTGAATGAAATTCGTGATCACTTCGGCAACACGCTCACTGTCGACTACCAGGGTGGACAACCGCAGAAGATCGTTACGTCCTGGGGACGTACCCTTCAGTTTCACTACAACCCCGCGACCGCAGGTGAAGCGGCACGACTCAGGGCAATTTCGCACAGCCCTTCCCCCCGGGACGCGCAGGAAATCTGCCGCTATGTTTATGAAGAACAGGTATTCGAAGGTATAGAGAAGTCCGATGCAGGCACCCGGCGGAATCCAGATTCGGAGAATGCGCAACCGACACCTTGGGCAAGGTTGATCTCTGCAGAGAGCGATAGTCTTACGGAGCACTATCAATATTCAGGTAGTTTTCTTACCGGCATCCAGCGTCGTTCTGGCGAGCGCTGGCATTTCAGCTTTGACCGCCAGTCGCGCTGCAACCACATTGAACACAACGAGCGAGTGATTCAGCTGCGCTGGCAGCAGGCACGCCAACGCTGTACCCAGTCAGTCACAGGTGAACACTCCACCTCCTGGCAATTTGATGGTCGCAACAATCTGCTGCGGCAACAGCAGGCGGAACGTGAGTACCGATATCTGTACGATCACTATAATAATCTGTGCTCACAGGTTGCTCCGGACGGAAAGCGGGACCTGTACAGATACGACGAGCTGGGGCGCCTTACCAGACACACCCGCAATGGGGTTCACCGTCGATTCGTATTTGATGCGCTCGGGCGCCTGTGCGGCGTGCAGGTATCAGGTGCACCGGACATTTCCGGAAACAGCACCTGGCGTTTCGTTTATGGCGATCACCCCCACCCGGAATCCATCGTCGACCCTCGCAGTAATCGTTGGCTGTGCGAATACGATGAACGCGGCCAATTGCGACTGTTGACCGACCCCGAAGGTGGGCAGGTTTCTCTACAGTGGGATGCTCAGGCACAATTGCAGGCGATACATCGCGGCAGCTGCAACTGGCAGTTTTCCTACGACCACTGGCATCGGCTTACCCACTTCAAAAGTGCCGACGGACGCGAGGAAAGCTGGCAGTATCAAAATAGCGGCAGCTTACAGCAAGCGCACCTGGCGGATGGTACCTATTCCATTGAGTACGATGAAGTTCAGCGTCCCATCCGCATCCATATGGATAATCAACTGTTTGCGCAGTGGCGCTATGACGAGTACGGACGCGTCTGCAGTATCGTCCTCCCCCGCAGTCCCCAGTGGCTACTCGAGTACCAGCCGGGTGGTCAACTTTGCCAGCTGCAGGTAGGTGAACAGCGTTACCACTGGCAATTCGATGCATTCGCGCAGACCAGCCTGCTGACCGATAGCAGTGGCAGGGAAATAGAATGGCAGTATAACTGTCGCGGACAGGTGACCGAGTATCGCGACTGTGACAATCACTGGTATTTACACTACGACGCCTGTGGCCAACTGCAGAAAATCCGCAACAACAGTGGCCAGCAGTGCGACTTCCATTTCGATCACTACGGTCGACTGACCCAGGCTGCTAACCAGCACGGCAGCCTTCGCTTTCGCTATGATGAGTCGGGACTTTTGATCGCCGAGCACCACGATATTCGTGAAGGCGAGAATCTGAGCATTAATCATCAGTATGATAGCCGCGGCTGGTTGAAGACTAGCGGCTCTGATCGCCTGAATATTACCTGCCTGTTTTCTCCGGACGCAAACCTGTTTGGGCTGGATGCCAATGGCGAACCGGTTCTGCGCAGTGAACAAAAAGAGGACCACTGGATTTGGAACCTTGGGCGCCTGAGCCTGCATCGCACCTTCCAACAAGGGCGGCTGGAAAGTGTTTCCTGGGGCTCAGAGCCTGAGAATGCGCGCTCGTTTGTGCAGGAGCGACGCGAACCCTCCACGCCACTACAGTTTTTGCCCATCAATTCCGAAACACATCGGGATCGCCGGGGATATATAGAGCGGGAAAACCGTCATAGCAGAAAACACCCCGCGCAAGCCACCGATAACGCACTCGGCAATCAGCACATTTATCACTACCAGTTTGATGGATGGGGATTACTTTCCAGTGCTGAGTGCGGGGATTTCAAAACCTATTTCCGCTACGATCCTTTCGGCAGAAGACTTTGGAAAACCAGCACCCACCGCCGCTCCGCACGTCAGCGCAGAGTGCTCACCCACTGGTGGAGTTTGGGGTTATGGAGCACGACAACCATCCAGGACGAACAGGAAATGCGCACCCATTACCTGCATCACCCACAACTGGCTACGCCATTGGCAAGAATACGTGCCGGCTCACCGGAGTATTTCATCGCTGACGATAATGCATCAATCCAGGGGCTGGCGGATGGCGAAGGGAATG